In the genome of Myxococcaceae bacterium JPH2, one region contains:
- a CDS encoding type II secretion system protein GspG, translating to MAPMTELASSPTPPAQARPSRTGKVLLGVVFTAATLLAFSLVWATNDATLSRPQRQARDQIRRLEGIFKSYNRLMGRFPSQEEGFQPLLDSKVLGQIPLDPWGHPYVYRMEGRTGAVLSLGADGQPGGTGDATDVFSGGLVAQGGQP from the coding sequence ATGGCCCCGATGACCGAGCTTGCTTCCTCACCGACTCCTCCCGCCCAGGCGCGTCCTTCCCGGACTGGGAAGGTCCTGCTCGGCGTCGTCTTCACCGCGGCGACGCTGCTGGCCTTCAGCCTGGTGTGGGCCACCAATGACGCCACGCTCAGCCGGCCGCAGCGACAGGCGCGCGATCAGATTCGCCGCCTGGAGGGCATCTTCAAGTCCTACAACCGGCTGATGGGGCGCTTCCCCTCGCAGGAGGAGGGCTTCCAGCCGCTCCTGGACTCGAAGGTGCTCGGGCAGATTCCGCTGGACCCCTGGGGCCACCCCTACGTGTACCGGATGGAGGGCCGCACGGGCGCCGTGTTGTCGCTCGGCGCGGACGGACAGCCGGGAGGCACGGGGGACGCGACGGACGTCTTCAGTGGCGGACTCGTGGCACAGGGAGGTCAACCTTGA
- a CDS encoding general secretion pathway protein GspK: MPLPFFQQAPRRRRPASAAAQPPQGPVVREGRRSRGVALIIAVVAIALLTVVATEFAYNTRVDLQLAANQRDEVRAYYMARSGIALGRLLMRFQKQVDQTPIPNIGDLLKQIMPGAQQGGAQQAQPQSLNIQLWKLARVDCHMLKGLVKSEGATDEEGRSETAPVKVDSKFRMEEEDEEQGGSSEVASQMHKRSFGGFEGCFLATISDEEEKLNVVRLNSGAGDALPTASRLLDMMSDKRFEFLWDHEDANKVRTTPQEVLLAMKDWADDDTSQSNLNLKDPTNPLVNGFADEGSPYSRYEPRYEPKNARFDSLDELYRVHGVNDAFMAAFRDRLTVYPDPNSKPNINTDDPVMLGLAIMSAADPSRPDPRLTDPVFLNELISRIRAARMFSFFGMSVQDFLAVMEAAGVATNPSIKSNVANNRYLGDKSTTFTIKSVGEAGSVQKTLTAVIRLDDGLGKLLYWREE, encoded by the coding sequence ATGCCCCTGCCCTTCTTCCAGCAGGCGCCCCGACGGAGGCGCCCCGCCAGCGCCGCCGCGCAGCCTCCACAGGGTCCGGTTGTCCGCGAGGGCCGTCGCTCGCGCGGCGTGGCGCTCATCATCGCGGTGGTGGCCATCGCGCTGCTCACGGTGGTGGCCACTGAGTTCGCCTACAACACGCGCGTGGACCTCCAGCTCGCCGCCAACCAGCGGGACGAGGTCCGCGCCTATTACATGGCGCGCTCGGGCATCGCGCTGGGCCGACTGCTCATGCGGTTCCAGAAGCAGGTGGACCAGACGCCCATCCCGAACATCGGCGACCTTCTCAAGCAGATCATGCCCGGCGCGCAGCAGGGAGGCGCGCAGCAGGCCCAGCCGCAGTCGCTCAACATCCAGCTCTGGAAGCTGGCGCGCGTGGACTGCCACATGCTCAAGGGGCTGGTGAAGAGCGAGGGCGCCACCGACGAGGAGGGCCGCTCGGAGACCGCGCCCGTGAAGGTGGACTCCAAGTTCCGGATGGAAGAGGAGGACGAGGAGCAGGGCGGTTCCTCCGAGGTCGCGTCGCAGATGCACAAGCGCTCCTTCGGCGGATTCGAGGGCTGCTTCCTGGCCACCATCAGCGACGAGGAGGAGAAGCTCAACGTCGTGCGACTGAACTCGGGCGCGGGCGATGCGCTGCCCACCGCGTCGCGGCTCTTGGACATGATGTCCGACAAGCGCTTCGAGTTCCTCTGGGACCACGAGGACGCCAACAAGGTGCGCACCACGCCCCAAGAGGTCCTGCTCGCGATGAAGGACTGGGCCGACGATGACACCTCCCAGTCCAACCTGAACTTGAAGGACCCCACCAACCCGCTGGTGAATGGCTTCGCGGACGAGGGCTCGCCCTACAGCCGCTATGAGCCGCGCTACGAGCCGAAGAACGCCCGCTTCGACAGCCTGGACGAGCTGTACCGCGTGCACGGCGTGAACGACGCGTTCATGGCGGCCTTCCGGGACCGGCTCACGGTGTACCCGGACCCCAACTCCAAGCCCAACATCAACACGGATGATCCGGTGATGCTCGGGCTGGCCATCATGTCCGCGGCGGACCCGAGCCGGCCGGATCCCCGGCTGACGGATCCGGTGTTCCTCAACGAGCTGATTTCCCGCATCCGCGCCGCGCGCATGTTCAGCTTCTTCGGGATGTCCGTGCAGGACTTCCTCGCCGTGATGGAGGCGGCGGGGGTCGCGACCAACCCGAGCATCAAGAGCAACGTCGCCAACAATCGCTACCTGGGCGACAAGAGCACGACGTTCACCATCAAATCCGTGGGAGAAGCGGGCAGCGTCCAGAAGACGCTCACCGCGGTCATCCGGCTCGACGACGGGCTGGGCAAGCTCCTGTACTGGAGAGAGGAATAG
- a CDS encoding prepilin-type N-terminal cleavage/methylation domain-containing protein, with amino-acid sequence MSARRKRHARSGFTRGFTLMEVMVAVAITALMGTVVAMAFQTGFSAKETVEGEAEHYRMVRVALNRMAREIGSAYVSDRYDLKRFRDQNDRPTNFVGERDKLLFTTFANQRLYTDVKESDQAVVEYFVESSNDRGARGRLDLKRRVNPNVGDRMDRGGTTDVLFEGVKTLEFAYWNSEKKEWDDEWDTRRNEQRSVLPTRVRITVTALDENGKEARYTTQTRVMLNTELPRF; translated from the coding sequence ATGAGCGCTCGCAGGAAGCGCCACGCGCGAAGCGGGTTCACGCGGGGCTTCACTCTGATGGAGGTGATGGTCGCCGTGGCCATCACCGCGCTCATGGGCACCGTGGTGGCCATGGCCTTCCAGACCGGCTTCAGCGCCAAGGAGACCGTGGAGGGCGAGGCCGAGCACTACCGGATGGTGCGCGTGGCGCTCAACCGCATGGCCCGCGAGATTGGCTCGGCCTACGTGAGCGACCGGTATGACCTGAAGCGCTTCCGCGATCAGAACGACCGGCCCACCAACTTCGTGGGGGAGCGCGACAAGCTGCTCTTCACCACGTTCGCCAACCAGCGCCTGTACACCGACGTGAAGGAGTCCGACCAGGCGGTGGTGGAGTACTTCGTGGAGTCCTCCAACGACCGCGGCGCGCGCGGGCGGCTGGACCTCAAGCGACGGGTCAACCCCAACGTGGGCGACCGGATGGACCGCGGCGGAACCACGGACGTCCTGTTCGAGGGCGTCAAGACCCTGGAGTTCGCCTACTGGAACTCGGAGAAGAAGGAGTGGGATGACGAGTGGGACACGCGCCGCAACGAGCAGCGCTCCGTGCTGCCCACCCGCGTGCGAATCACCGTCACCGCGCTCGACGAGAATGGGAAGGAAGCGCGCTACACCACGCAGACGCGCGTGATGCTCAACACGGAGCTGCCGAGGTTCTGA
- the gspG gene encoding type II secretion system major pseudopilin GspG: MTTTNTKSQRRRNRRGMTLIEIMVVITILGLIAAAVGVAVIPKLEEAKQDTARLDIKSIQSALKLYYTKKGSYPDTGTGLKALVDTQNLEKVPTDPWGHEYVYMNEGGKPVVMSYGADGNAGGEGSDADISSKDGAAKP; this comes from the coding sequence ATGACGACGACGAACACGAAGTCGCAGCGCCGCCGCAACCGTCGGGGCATGACCCTCATCGAGATCATGGTGGTCATCACCATCCTCGGCCTCATCGCGGCCGCGGTGGGCGTGGCCGTGATTCCGAAGCTGGAAGAGGCGAAGCAGGACACGGCTCGCCTGGACATCAAGAGCATCCAGAGCGCCCTGAAGCTCTACTACACGAAGAAGGGCAGCTACCCCGATACGGGCACGGGCCTGAAGGCGCTGGTGGACACGCAGAACCTGGAGAAGGTGCCCACCGACCCCTGGGGTCACGAGTACGTGTACATGAACGAGGGCGGCAAGCCGGTCGTCATGTCGTACGGCGCGGATGGCAACGCGGGCGGCGAGGGCTCGGACGCCGACATCTCCTCCAAGGACGGGGCCGCGAAGCCCTGA
- a CDS encoding prepilin-type N-terminal cleavage/methylation domain-containing protein has translation MRRTRGFTLLEVVVAMAILSLALMAIFDLNSGAVANHAYTKRLTVAALLARSKMTDLEQKLYDEGFHNDDDEDSGDFSEEGWPQFKWRARIIAPRTQGVSPDQLIGAIFNLPMGGGGDGDGLGGLAAMFGGGGDKKGGDSASGMTQGMNGLQGSAMSMAQPMFTQMVDQLTKSVREVHLTVYWKDGKQVESMDVVTHVVSLGPGGDRNGSTPFTPNPGTQSQATSGQWVDPSTGMIVQNPVPGPDGRTMLDPTTRKPLQNRNEWLQQQNGGSPQRPGTGGIVPNAPNSPFGRLNMPNFGAGRNLQ, from the coding sequence ATGAGACGCACGCGCGGCTTCACCTTGCTGGAGGTGGTGGTGGCCATGGCCATCCTCTCGCTGGCGCTCATGGCCATCTTCGACCTCAACTCAGGGGCCGTGGCCAACCACGCCTACACCAAGCGGCTCACGGTGGCGGCGCTCCTGGCCCGCTCGAAGATGACGGACCTGGAGCAGAAGCTCTATGACGAGGGCTTCCACAACGACGACGACGAGGACTCCGGCGACTTCTCCGAGGAGGGCTGGCCCCAGTTCAAGTGGCGCGCGCGCATCATCGCGCCCCGCACGCAAGGCGTGTCGCCGGATCAGCTCATCGGCGCCATCTTCAACCTGCCCATGGGTGGCGGCGGAGACGGTGACGGACTGGGCGGCCTCGCGGCCATGTTCGGGGGTGGTGGCGACAAGAAGGGCGGCGACAGCGCCTCGGGCATGACGCAGGGCATGAACGGACTGCAGGGCTCGGCCATGAGCATGGCGCAGCCCATGTTCACGCAGATGGTGGACCAGCTCACCAAGTCCGTCCGCGAGGTGCACCTCACGGTGTACTGGAAGGATGGCAAGCAGGTGGAGAGCATGGACGTGGTGACCCACGTCGTGTCGCTGGGGCCGGGTGGCGACCGCAATGGCTCCACGCCCTTCACGCCCAACCCGGGGACCCAGAGCCAGGCGACCAGCGGCCAGTGGGTGGATCCGTCCACGGGGATGATCGTCCAGAACCCGGTGCCCGGTCCGGACGGCCGCACCATGCTCGACCCGACGACGCGCAAGCCGCTGCAGAACCGCAATGAGTGGCTGCAGCAGCAGAACGGCGGCTCACCGCAGCGCCCGGGCACGGGCGGCATCGTCCCGAACGCTCCGAACAGCCCGTTCGGCCGGCTGAACATGCCGAACTTCGGCGCGGGGAGGAACCTCCAATGA
- a CDS encoding type II secretion system protein translates to MRFSPFSAAWRQRSRRGLTLIEISIALAIAAVLFAAVAIGIGALTGAKAKSSAVEMAGVIRSLYDSAALSGKTCRLVFEIPDPKTEEATRYHAECAGSGVTTSRDRDAALRDDAKARTERARDHGSGRDERRNYTRSDNSTPSAQELMAQEKERVEETTKFSSFTAEEVGPRELPAGVSVSVWTRQQHTAVESGVAYLYFFPQGYTEKAMVYLRQGENVWTLDVSPLTGKVNIVAEALEVPRS, encoded by the coding sequence TTGAGGTTCTCGCCCTTCTCGGCAGCGTGGCGTCAGCGCTCGCGCCGCGGGCTGACCCTCATTGAAATCTCCATCGCGCTGGCCATCGCCGCGGTGCTGTTCGCCGCCGTGGCCATCGGCATCGGCGCGCTGACGGGCGCCAAGGCGAAGAGCTCCGCGGTGGAGATGGCGGGCGTCATCCGCTCGCTCTACGACTCGGCGGCGCTGAGCGGCAAGACGTGCCGGCTCGTCTTCGAGATTCCCGATCCGAAGACCGAAGAGGCCACGCGCTACCACGCGGAATGCGCGGGCAGCGGCGTCACCACCTCGCGAGACCGGGACGCCGCGCTGCGAGACGACGCCAAGGCGCGCACGGAGCGCGCCCGAGACCACGGCAGCGGGCGCGATGAGCGTCGCAACTACACGCGCTCGGACAACAGCACCCCGTCCGCGCAGGAGCTGATGGCCCAGGAGAAGGAGCGCGTCGAGGAGACGACGAAGTTCTCCTCCTTCACCGCCGAGGAGGTGGGCCCTCGCGAGCTGCCCGCGGGCGTGTCCGTGTCCGTGTGGACGCGGCAGCAGCACACGGCGGTGGAGAGCGGCGTGGCGTACCTCTACTTCTTCCCTCAGGGCTACACGGAGAAGGCGATGGTGTACCTGCGCCAGGGCGAGAACGTGTGGACGCTGGACGTGTCACCCCTCACGGGCAAGGTGAACATCGTCGCCGAGGCCCTGGAGGTCCCCCGCTCATGA
- the gspF gene encoding type II secretion system inner membrane protein GspF — translation MPVFEYRALNSAGKQIKGLLEADSPKTLRTKLRADGLFLTDVLGQAEGSRGAVSQGGNASLVARDINLRKLAGGRVSTEDVAILTRQLATLLGAGVTVVDSLNALVDQAEKERLKRALSDIKQRVNEGSSLGDAFGQHPKIFPSIYVNMVRAGEASGALETVLLRLADFTENQAKLQQKIIGTMLYPAIMMVVGGGILVLLMVFVVPKVTKIFETMKATLPIQTRILIATSNFLQGWWFVIFPAMVAGVIFFARWTKSPKGKPKWDRFTLKAPIFGSLVRLLAISRFARTLSTLLKSGVPMLAALDIVKAIMTNSVLAEAVEDARESIREGESIANPLKRSGQFPPLVYHMVAIGERSGQLEDMLMSVADSYETQVNVRIGALTSLLEPILIVMMGAVIAFVAFSILMPILQVNTAIH, via the coding sequence ATGCCGGTCTTCGAATACAGAGCACTCAACAGCGCGGGCAAGCAGATCAAGGGCCTGCTGGAAGCGGACTCGCCCAAGACGCTGCGCACCAAGCTGCGCGCGGACGGCCTCTTTCTCACGGACGTCCTCGGCCAGGCCGAGGGCAGCCGCGGCGCGGTGTCCCAGGGCGGCAATGCGTCCCTGGTGGCGCGCGACATCAACCTGCGCAAACTGGCGGGCGGGCGCGTCAGCACCGAGGACGTGGCCATCCTCACCCGGCAGCTCGCCACGCTCCTGGGCGCGGGCGTCACCGTGGTGGACTCCCTCAACGCCCTGGTGGACCAGGCGGAGAAGGAGCGCCTCAAGCGCGCCCTCTCGGACATCAAGCAGCGCGTCAACGAGGGCTCGTCCCTGGGCGACGCGTTCGGCCAGCACCCGAAAATCTTCCCCAGCATCTACGTCAACATGGTGCGCGCGGGTGAGGCCTCGGGCGCGCTGGAGACGGTGCTGCTGCGCTTGGCGGACTTCACGGAGAACCAGGCCAAGCTCCAGCAGAAGATCATCGGGACCATGCTCTACCCCGCCATCATGATGGTGGTGGGCGGCGGCATCCTGGTGCTGCTGATGGTCTTCGTCGTGCCGAAGGTGACGAAGATCTTCGAGACGATGAAGGCGACGCTGCCCATCCAGACGCGCATCCTCATCGCCACGAGCAACTTCCTGCAGGGGTGGTGGTTCGTCATCTTCCCGGCCATGGTGGCCGGGGTGATCTTCTTCGCCCGCTGGACGAAGAGCCCCAAGGGCAAGCCCAAGTGGGATCGCTTCACGCTCAAGGCGCCCATCTTCGGCAGCCTCGTGCGCCTGCTGGCAATTTCACGCTTCGCCCGGACGTTGTCCACGCTGCTCAAGAGCGGCGTGCCCATGCTGGCCGCGCTCGACATCGTCAAAGCCATCATGACGAACTCGGTGCTGGCCGAGGCCGTGGAGGACGCCCGCGAGTCCATCCGCGAGGGCGAGAGCATCGCCAACCCGCTCAAGCGCTCGGGGCAGTTCCCGCCGCTCGTCTACCACATGGTCGCCATCGGCGAGCGCTCGGGCCAGCTCGAGGACATGCTCATGTCCGTGGCGGACAGCTATGAGACGCAGGTGAACGTGCGCATCGGCGCCCTCACCTCGCTCCTGGAGCCCATCCTCATCGTGATGATGGGCGCGGTGATTGCATTCGTCGCGTTCTCGATCCTGATGCCGATCCTTCAGGTGAACACGGCCATCCACTAG